One genomic region from Curtobacterium sp. 9128 encodes:
- a CDS encoding TetR/AcrR family transcriptional regulator — protein MPRTRDVDAQRRDLSEAVWQVLADRGAPGLTLRAVAERAGCTTGLVLHTFRDKRALLLHARDLLHERTRTRMDASERSATGPAEALRAIVLDALPVDEQRLANSRVWIGFLAAALADQTLAERHAAHNAAFRERLTGLLHRAAPSATDTAARVGALAGAVEGISALAAADPASWPVAAQVSAVEVVLRAAMSDAPSSLGAGLGDD, from the coding sequence ATGCCGCGAACCCGGGACGTCGATGCGCAGCGCAGGGACCTGTCCGAAGCGGTCTGGCAGGTCCTCGCCGACCGTGGTGCGCCCGGCCTGACCCTCCGCGCGGTCGCCGAGCGCGCCGGGTGCACGACGGGCCTCGTGCTGCACACCTTCCGGGACAAACGCGCGTTGCTCCTGCACGCCAGGGACCTGCTCCACGAGCGGACACGAACCCGGATGGACGCCAGCGAACGCTCCGCCACCGGACCGGCAGAGGCCCTCCGCGCGATCGTGCTCGATGCCCTGCCCGTCGACGAGCAGCGGCTCGCGAACTCGCGCGTCTGGATCGGTTTCCTCGCCGCAGCGCTCGCCGACCAGACGCTCGCCGAACGGCACGCGGCGCACAACGCCGCGTTCCGGGAACGGCTCACCGGGCTCCTCCACCGGGCAGCGCCGTCGGCGACGGACACGGCAGCAAGGGTGGGCGCACTCGCCGGTGCGGTCGAGGGGATCTCGGCGCTCGCCGCGGCTGATCCGGCGTCGTGGCCCGTCGCAGCGCAGGTCTCGGCGGTCGAGGTCGTCCTGCGGGCGGCGATGTCCGACGCGCCGAGCAGCCTCGGGGCCGGCCTGGGAGACGACTGA